One Motacilla alba alba isolate MOTALB_02 chromosome 15, Motacilla_alba_V1.0_pri, whole genome shotgun sequence DNA segment encodes these proteins:
- the ASPHD2 gene encoding aspartate beta-hydroxylase domain-containing protein 2, giving the protein MVWVPLSPTSSDRRAPLRAPSTTTMSLEWLMDWSWSLDGLRDFIATGIQSFRDCDATALVAVACLLVLFVWYCYHVGREQPRAYATVNALMQSAEANGVQNGFVYCQSPECVRCSHHDGLNQKLYHNLQEYAKRYSWSGMGRIHKGIREQGRYLNSRPSIQKPEVFFLPDLPTTPYFSRDAQKHDVELLERNFQTILCEFETLYKAFSNCSLPQGWKMNSTPSGEWFTFYLVNQGMCVPRNCRRCPRTYRLLGSLRTCIGNNVFGNACISVLSPGTVIAEHYGPTNIRIRCHLGLKTPSNCELVVGGEPQCWAEGRCLLFDDSFLHTAFHEGAPEEGPRVVFMVDLWHPNVAAAERQALDFIFAPGR; this is encoded by the exons TGCCCCTGAGCCCCACGAGCAGTGACCGGCGGGCCCCGCTGCGCgctcccagcaccaccaccatgtcTTTGGAGTGGCTGATGGACTGGAGCTGGTCCCTGGACGGACTCCGGGATTTCATCGCCACGGGCATCCAGTCTTTCCGCGACTGCGACGCCACAGCCCTGGTGGCCGTCGCCTGCCTGCTGGTCCTCTTCGTGTGGTACTGCTACCACGTGGGGCGGGAGCAGCCCCGCGCCTACGCCACGGTGAACGCGCTGATGCAGAGCGCCGAGGCCAACGGGGTGCAGAACGGGTTCGTGTACTGCCAGTCGCCCGAGTGCGTGCGCTGCTCGCACCACGACGGCCTCAACCAGAAACTCTACCACAACCTGCAGGAGTACGCCAAGCGCTACTCCTGGTCCGGCATGGGCAGGATCCACAAGGGCATCCGCGAGCAGGGCCGCTACCTCAACAGCCGGCCCTCCATCCAGAAGCCAGAAGTCTTCTTCCTGCCCGACTTGCCCACCACGCCCTACTTCTCCCGGGACGCTCAAAAGCACGACGTGGAGTTGCTGGAGCGCAACTTCCAGACCATCCTGTGCGAGTTTGAGACCCTGTACAAGGCGTTCTCAAACTGCAGCCTCCCGCAAGGATGGAAAATGAACAGCACGCCCAGCGGGGAGTGGTTCACCTTCTACCTGGTGAACCAGGGCATGTGCGTGCCCAGGAACTGCCGGAGATGCCCACGGACGTACCGCTTGCTCGGGAGCCTCCGTACCTGCATTGGCAACAATGTCTTTGGGAACGCCTGCATCTCTGTGCTGAGCCCGGGCACCGTCATCGCCGAGCACTACGGGCCCACCAACATCCGCATCCGCTGCCACCTCG GTCTGAAGACGCCCAGCAACTGCGAACTGGTGGTGGGGGGCGAgccccagtgctgggctgagggTCGGTGCCTGCTCTTTGATGACTCCTTCCTGCACACGGCGTTCCACGAAG GTGCCCCCGAGGAAGGTCCCCGCGTGGTGTTCATGGTGGACCTGTGGCATCCCAACGTGGCCGCGGCCGAGCGCCAAGCCCTCGACTTCATCTTCGCGCCGGGACGATGA